Proteins encoded within one genomic window of Calonectris borealis chromosome 1, bCalBor7.hap1.2, whole genome shotgun sequence:
- the GALNT4 gene encoding polypeptide N-acetylgalactosaminyltransferase 4 — MRIRLARRWTWVRKTCVFLGFLMIAYFVVELSVSSFGASLAGESITKGKWERRFSDRAEEAVDLARPVYDKSPPDPYAPGEWGKPSRLQLSPEEKKQEEELIEKYAINIYLSDKISLHRHIEDNRLSGCKTKSYDYRRLPTTSVIIAFYNEAWSTLLRTIHSVLETSPSVLLKEIILVDDLSDKVYLKTELEKYISSLKRVRLIRTNKREGLVRARLIGATFATGDVLTFLDCHCECVSGWLEPLLERIAENETVIVCPVIDTIDWKTFEYYMQTAEPMIGGFDWRLTFQWHSVPKHERLRRKSETDPIRSPTMAGGLFAVSKKYFEYLGTYDTGMDVWGGENLELSFRVWQCGGMLEIHPCSHVGHVFPKRAPYARPNFLQNTARAAEVWMDDYKEHFYNRNPSARKENYGDISERKILRERLKCKSFNWYLKNIFAELHVPEDRPGWHGAIRSAGIASECLDYVLPEHHPTGAHLSLFGCHGQGGNQFFEYTSNKEIRFNSVTELCAEVPEHEDFIGMRSCPKDGSPVPEIIIWHFREDGTVYHPHSGKCLTAYRTTEGRADVQMRPCNAADKNQIWKFEK, encoded by the coding sequence ATGAGGATCCGTCTGGCGAGAAGATGGACGTGGGTCCGCAAAACCTGCGTGTTTCTCGGCTTCTTGATGATCGCTTACTTTGTGGTCGAGCTGTCGGTTTCTTCCTTCGGTGCCTCCCTTGCCGGGGAGAGCATCACCAAAGGGAAGTGGGAGAGGCGCTTTTCTGACAGAGCAGAAGAAGCTGTGGATTTGGCTCGTCCAGTTTATGACAAATCCCCGCCTGATCCTTATGCCCCAGGAGAATGGGGTAAGCCTTCTCGCCTGCAGCTGAGTcctgaggaaaagaaacaggaagaagagcTGATTGAGAAGTatgcaattaatatttatttgaGTGATAAAATCTCTCTCCACCGGCACATTGAAGACAATCGACTGAGTGGCTGTAAAACTAAATCTTACGACTACAGAAGACTGCCCACGACATCTGTTATAATCGCTTTTTACAATGAAGCCTGGTCAACGTTGCTGCGGACAATACATAGTGTTCTTGAAACATCACCTTCAGTGCTTCTAAAAGAAATTATACTGGTAGATGACTTGAGTGATAAAGTGTATTTGAAGACTGAACTTGAAAAATACATAAGCAGTCTGAAAAGAGTTCGTTTGATAAGAACCAACAAACGAGAAGGATTGGTTCGTGCACGCTTAATTGGCGCTACCTTTGCTACTGGTGATGTCCTCACATTTCTAGACTGTCACTGTGAATGTGTCTCCGGCTGGCTGGAACCACTGCTCGAGAGGATTGCTGAGAACGAGACTGTTATTGTTTGTCCTGTCATTGACACCATTGACTGGAAAACATTTGAATACTACATGCAAACAGCAGAGCCCATGATTGGGGGGTTTGACTGGCGGCTGACATTCCAGTGGCACTCGGTGCCTAAACATGAACGTCTCAGGCGCAAATCTGAAACTGATCCAATCAGATCCCCAACCATGGCTGGTGGCTTGTTTGCTGTCAGCAAGAAGTATTTTGAGTACCTGGGTACCTATGATACAGGAATGGACGTCTGGGGAGGGGAGAACTTAGAATTATCATTTAGGGTTTGGCAGTGTGGAGGCATGTTGGAAATTCATCCGTGCTCCCATGTAGGCCATGTGTTTCCAAAGCGTGCACCCTATGCGAGACCGAATTTCCTTCAGAACACGGCACGTGCTGCTGAGGTGTGGATGGATGACTACAAAGAGCACTTCTACAACAGAAATCcttcagcaagaaaagaaaactatggagatatttctgaaagaaagataTTAAGAGAGCGTTTGAAATGCAAGAGTTTTaactggtatttaaaaaacatatttgctGAGTTGCATGTACCGGAAGATCGTCCTGGCTGGCATGGTGCTATCCGCAGCGCAGGAATAGCTTCAGAATGCCTTGACTACGTCTTACCAGAACATCACCCTACTGGGGCTCACCTTTCTCTCTTCGGATGTCATGGTCAGGGAGGCAATCAATTTTTTGAATACACATCAAATAAAGAGATTAGATTTAACTCTGTAACTGAGCTATGTGCTGAAGTCCCTGAGCATGAGGACTTCATAGGTATGAGGAGCTGCCCAAAAGATGGATCTCCTGTCCCAGAAATTATTATATGGCATTTCAGAGAAGATGGAACTGTTTATCATCCTCATTCGGGAAAGTGCCTTACTGCTTATCGTACAACTGAGGGGCGTGCTGATGTGCAAATGAGACCTTGTAATGCTGCAGATAAAAATCAGATTTGGAAATTTGAGAAATAA